In the genome of Triticum urartu cultivar G1812 chromosome 5, Tu2.1, whole genome shotgun sequence, one region contains:
- the LOC125507048 gene encoding molybdopterin synthase catalytic subunit has translation MPAIVALSCCITPLSSTKNRRCWEQDDKIRKPRGTSVVHLLSSTKPYLAACTDDLERPRSVIQAPEAPAQLPSMAGDEPPTATVEAPTTEAACQDLVEILEEGSGRLDMGRYVDHVRDLSAGAIATFEGTTRDHFDGRRVVELRYEAYGAMARRRLEAILREARAAHALCRLAVAHRLGTVPAGEASVFVAASAVHRADAMDACRYVIDEIKASVPIWKKEVYDDGEVWKENREFLDRTDAEKKGKPAAAAGRGGGGCCGSKVRVS, from the exons ATGCCTGCCATAGTGGCGCTGTCCTGCTGCATCACACCACTATCATCCACAA AAAATCGCCGGTGCTGGGAGCAGGATGATAAAATAAGAAAGCCGCGGGGCACTTCCGTGGTTcatctcctctcctccaccaaacCTTATCTCGCTGCCTGCACCGACGACTTGGAGCGGCCGCGCTCCGTGATCCAAGCACCCGAAGCGCCGGCGCAGCTCCCCTCGATGGCCGGCGACGAGCCCCCAACGGCGACGGTCGAGGCCCCGACGACGGAGGCGGCGTGCCAGGACCTGGTGGAGATCCTGGAGGAGGGATCGGGCCGGCTGGACATGGGCCGGTACGTGGACCACGTCCGCGACCTGTCGGCGGGCGCCATCGCCACCTTCGAGGGCACCACGCGGGACCACTTCGACGGGAGGCGCGTGGTGGAGCTCCGCTACGAGGCGTACGGGGCCATGGCGCGGCGCCGCCTCGAGGCCATCCTCCGCGAGGCCCGCGCCGCGCACGCGCTGTGCCGGCTGGCCGTGGCGCACCGCCTCGGGACCGTCCCCGCCGGCGAGGCCAGCGTGTTCGTGGCGGCCTCGGCCGTGCACCGCGCCGACGCCATGGACGCGTGCCGCTACGTGATCGACGAGATCAAGGCCTCCGTGCCCATCTGGAAGAAGGAGGTGTACGACGACGGCGAGGTCTGGAAGGAGAACCGCGAGTTCCTCGACCGCACCGACGCCGAGAAGAAGGGCAAGCCGGCCGCTGCCgccggccgcggcggcggcgggtgctgCGGCAGCAAGGTGAGGGTCAGCTGA